Proteins co-encoded in one Streptomyces roseochromogenus subsp. oscitans DS 12.976 genomic window:
- a CDS encoding class I SAM-dependent methyltransferase, which translates to PGRLVADLAARGRTVLGIDVSEAAVDHTVGLGGQALRRSVFEPLPGEGRWDTVLLMDGNIGIGGEPAALLERVAALLRPGGLLIAETVPGHVDERARVQVVDTTGVPRTTGAPFPWARLGTPALLRYARRAGWRPVAQWSADGRCFAALRSRRTRSSAEPPKRTALISSQRARKPSGESPVATR; encoded by the coding sequence CCCGGCCGGCTGGTCGCGGATCTGGCCGCCCGCGGCCGTACCGTGCTCGGCATCGACGTCAGCGAGGCCGCCGTCGACCACACGGTGGGGCTCGGCGGGCAGGCGCTGCGGCGCTCGGTGTTCGAGCCGTTGCCCGGCGAGGGCCGCTGGGACACCGTGCTGCTCATGGACGGCAACATCGGCATCGGCGGGGAGCCGGCCGCCCTGCTGGAGCGGGTGGCTGCGCTGCTGCGCCCGGGCGGTCTGCTGATCGCCGAGACCGTGCCGGGACACGTCGACGAACGCGCCCGGGTCCAGGTCGTCGACACGACAGGCGTCCCCCGCACCACCGGCGCCCCCTTCCCCTGGGCGCGCCTCGGCACCCCGGCCCTGCTGCGGTACGCGCGCAGGGCCGGGTGGCGGCCCGTGGCTCAGTGGAGCGCGGACGGCCGCTGCTTCGCCGCGCTGCGCAGCCGCCGGACCAGGAGCAGCGCCGAACCGCCGAAGAGGACAGCGCTGATCAGCAGCCAGCGGGCGAGGAAGCCGTCCGGGGAGAGCCCGGTGGCCACCCGGTAA
- a CDS encoding molybdopterin-dependent oxidoreductase: protein MRDHPRLPTSPGFWRSPLRGPWFTSVLGLVLLVGVTVLFVTGLVSYAAYNPGLSRVNDQTPDKGILGFYLFSWPTNPVWLYRLTQGVHVTLGITLIPVLLAKLWSVVPRLFTLPPARSVAHALERISLLLLVGGGLFEFTTGVLNVQLDYVFPGSFYPLHFYGAWVFFAAFLAHAALKTPAAVRTVRRRRHEQSDLVSPRPAPPTVSRRGALGLVGGGSLLLFLTTVGQSLGGPFRRTALLAPHGTADPGGGPNGFQINKTAAYAGITAADTHEDSWRLVVTGRTGTVRLSRAQLLQLPQHSASLPIACVEGWSTADQWWRGVRLRDLAALVGYDGDPPDVFVESLQRHGAFRRAALRANQVADGRSLLALSVNGEELSPDHGHPARIIVPAAPGVLNTKWVARLTFGDL, encoded by the coding sequence ATGCGCGACCATCCCCGTCTTCCCACGTCCCCAGGTTTCTGGCGCAGCCCGCTGCGCGGCCCCTGGTTCACCTCGGTGCTCGGCCTCGTGCTGCTCGTCGGCGTCACCGTGCTGTTCGTGACCGGTCTGGTGTCGTACGCCGCCTACAACCCGGGCCTGTCCCGGGTGAACGACCAGACGCCGGACAAGGGCATCCTGGGCTTCTATCTGTTCTCCTGGCCCACGAACCCGGTCTGGCTGTACCGGCTCACCCAGGGCGTCCATGTGACGCTGGGCATCACCCTGATCCCGGTCCTGCTGGCCAAGCTGTGGTCGGTGGTGCCGAGGCTGTTCACCCTGCCGCCGGCCCGCTCGGTGGCGCACGCGCTGGAGCGGATCTCGCTGTTGCTGCTGGTCGGCGGGGGTCTGTTCGAGTTCACGACCGGGGTGCTCAACGTCCAGCTGGACTATGTCTTCCCCGGCTCGTTCTACCCGCTGCACTTCTACGGGGCGTGGGTGTTCTTCGCCGCCTTCCTCGCCCACGCCGCGCTCAAGACACCGGCCGCGGTGCGCACCGTACGGCGGCGACGGCACGAGCAGAGCGACCTGGTCAGCCCGCGCCCCGCGCCGCCCACCGTGTCCCGGCGCGGCGCGCTGGGTCTGGTCGGCGGGGGTTCCCTGCTGCTGTTCCTGACCACGGTCGGACAGAGCCTCGGCGGGCCCTTCCGCCGTACGGCCCTGCTCGCGCCGCACGGCACGGCCGATCCCGGCGGCGGCCCGAACGGCTTCCAGATCAACAAGACGGCCGCCTACGCCGGCATCACCGCGGCCGACACCCATGAGGACTCCTGGCGGCTCGTCGTCACCGGCCGCACCGGGACCGTCCGGCTCAGCCGCGCCCAGCTGCTCCAACTTCCGCAGCACAGCGCGTCGTTGCCCATCGCCTGCGTGGAGGGCTGGTCGACCGCCGACCAGTGGTGGCGCGGGGTGCGGCTGCGCGACCTCGCGGCGCTCGTCGGGTACGACGGTGACCCGCCCGACGTGTTCGTGGAGTCCCTGCAACGCCACGGTGCCTTCCGCCGCGCCGCCCTGCGCGCCAACCAGGTCGCCGACGGGCGCTCCCTGCTCGCCCTGTCCGTCAACGGCGAGGAACTCTCCCCCGACCACGGCCACCCGGCGCGGATCATCGTGCCCGCGGCACCCGGTGTGCTCAACACCAAGTGGGTGGCCCGACTGACCTTCGGAGACCTGTGA
- a CDS encoding SDR family NAD(P)-dependent oxidoreductase yields MENTQLIETPASHTSGLLTGKVAFVTGAGRGIGAAAARLFAREGARVVLAARTEAQLKAVTEEIRAAGGTADYIVCDLADAVSVRAAVDRTVQLYGRLDVAFNNGATIQRPGPMDELPEPDFDEVYTVNLKGVWLAMVAEVAAIRATAGTGAIVNNSSVGSLRGNPELPAYGAMKRAVNSLTESAAVTYGPEGIRVNAIAPGNTLTEMIRAWEAEAPGLQERLTAVTPLRRAAVPEEIAQAAAWLLSDRSSFVTGTVLRVDGGARA; encoded by the coding sequence ATGGAGAACACACAGCTCATCGAAACACCCGCGTCGCACACCTCCGGCCTCCTGACCGGCAAGGTCGCCTTCGTCACCGGGGCCGGGCGCGGGATCGGAGCCGCCGCGGCGCGGCTCTTCGCCCGGGAAGGGGCCCGGGTGGTGCTCGCGGCCCGCACGGAGGCGCAGCTGAAGGCGGTGACCGAGGAGATCCGTGCGGCGGGCGGCACCGCGGACTACATCGTGTGCGATCTGGCGGACGCGGTCAGCGTGCGGGCGGCCGTGGACCGTACGGTCCAGCTGTACGGCCGTCTCGACGTCGCTTTCAACAACGGTGCGACGATCCAGCGGCCCGGCCCCATGGACGAACTGCCGGAGCCCGACTTCGACGAGGTCTACACGGTGAACCTCAAGGGCGTCTGGCTGGCCATGGTCGCCGAGGTGGCCGCCATCCGGGCCACCGCCGGGACGGGCGCCATCGTCAACAACTCGTCCGTCGGCAGTCTGCGGGGCAATCCCGAGCTGCCGGCGTACGGTGCGATGAAGCGGGCGGTGAACAGCCTGACGGAGTCGGCCGCCGTGACCTACGGCCCCGAGGGCATCCGGGTCAACGCCATCGCCCCCGGCAACACGCTGACGGAGATGATCCGGGCCTGGGAGGCCGAGGCCCCCGGGCTCCAGGAACGGCTCACCGCCGTCACCCCGCTGCGCCGCGCCGCCGTACCCGAGGAGATCGCCCAGGCCGCCGCATGGCTCCTGAGCGACCGTTCCTCCTTCGTGACCGGCACGGTGCTGCGGGTGGACGGCGGCGCACGCGCCTGA
- a CDS encoding glycosyltransferase family 2 protein: MTTTSTDVDVVLPCLDEAEALPWVLDRIPAGWRALVVDNGSTDGSPGIARALGATVVHEPRRGFGAACHAGLTAATSDIVCFCDCDASLDPALLVPFVREIREGAADLVLGRRRPESRGAWPAHARAGNLALARMLRR, translated from the coding sequence GTGACAACCACTTCAACGGACGTCGACGTGGTGCTTCCCTGCCTGGACGAGGCCGAGGCCCTGCCCTGGGTACTCGACCGGATTCCGGCCGGCTGGCGCGCCCTCGTCGTCGACAACGGTTCCACCGACGGCTCGCCCGGCATCGCCCGCGCGCTCGGCGCGACGGTGGTGCACGAGCCGCGGCGCGGCTTCGGTGCCGCCTGCCATGCCGGGCTGACCGCGGCCACGAGCGACATCGTGTGCTTCTGCGACTGCGACGCCTCCCTAGATCCCGCGCTGCTCGTCCCCTTCGTGCGGGAGATCCGGGAGGGCGCGGCCGACCTGGTGCTCGGCCGGCGGCGCCCCGAGAGCCGGGGTGCCTGGCCCGCGCACGCCCGCGCGGGCAATCTCGCGCTGGCGCGGATGCTGCGCCG
- a CDS encoding response regulator transcription factor, translating into MQPLYEPHWTEAAGETARILVVDDDPTVAEVVTGYLHRAGYLVDRADDGPTALTRAAAHRPDLVVLDLMLPGMDGLEVCRRMRDRGPVPVIMLTARGDEDDRILGLEVGADDYVTKPFSPRELVLRVESVLRRSRPATTGHRLAAAGLAVDPDARRATKNGGELALTLREFDLLAFFLRHPGRAYSREDLMREVWGWDFGDLSTVTVHVRRLRGKVEDDPARPRLIQTVWGVGYRFEPSGAVL; encoded by the coding sequence ATGCAACCGCTGTACGAGCCCCACTGGACCGAAGCCGCAGGCGAGACGGCCCGGATCCTGGTCGTCGACGACGACCCGACCGTCGCCGAGGTCGTCACCGGATATCTGCACCGCGCCGGCTATCTGGTCGACCGCGCCGACGACGGCCCGACCGCCCTCACCCGCGCCGCCGCGCACCGGCCCGACCTCGTGGTGCTCGACCTGATGCTGCCCGGCATGGACGGCCTGGAGGTGTGCCGGCGGATGCGGGACCGCGGTCCCGTGCCGGTCATCATGCTCACCGCCCGCGGCGACGAGGACGACCGCATCCTGGGCCTGGAGGTCGGCGCCGACGACTACGTCACCAAGCCCTTCAGCCCCCGTGAACTGGTCCTGCGCGTCGAGTCGGTGCTGCGCCGCAGCCGCCCCGCCACCACGGGACACCGGCTGGCCGCGGCCGGACTCGCCGTCGACCCCGACGCCCGAAGGGCCACCAAGAACGGCGGCGAACTCGCGCTGACGCTCCGCGAGTTCGACCTGCTCGCCTTCTTCCTGCGGCACCCCGGCCGCGCCTACAGCCGCGAGGACCTGATGCGCGAGGTCTGGGGCTGGGACTTCGGCGACCTGTCCACCGTCACCGTCCATGTCCGCCGGCTGCGCGGCAAGGTCGAGGACGACCCGGCCCGGCCCCGCCTGATCCAGACGGTCTGGGGCGTGGGCTACCGGTTCGAGCCCTCCGGGGCGGTGCTCTGA
- a CDS encoding TIGR04282 family arsenosugar biosynthesis glycosyltransferase, whose protein sequence is MTTLLVIAKEPLPGRVKTRLTPPFTPRQAARLAEAALSDTLHAVAAAPAARRVLVLDGAPGPWLPPGFEVLPQCAGGLDERLADAFAHCSGPALLIGMDTPQVTPELLTVDFAGCDAYFGPAEDGGFWALGLAQPDPALLRGVPMSTPETGAVQRERLLAAGLRVRELPRLRDVDTAADAHAVAALAPHGRFAARLARCTPVAR, encoded by the coding sequence ATGACCACGCTGCTCGTCATCGCCAAGGAACCGCTCCCAGGGCGCGTCAAGACCCGGCTCACCCCGCCGTTCACCCCGCGGCAGGCGGCCCGCCTCGCGGAGGCAGCGCTCTCCGACACCCTGCACGCCGTGGCGGCAGCGCCCGCGGCCCGGCGGGTCCTCGTCCTCGACGGGGCGCCGGGACCGTGGCTGCCGCCCGGCTTCGAGGTGCTGCCGCAGTGCGCGGGCGGGCTGGACGAGCGGCTGGCGGACGCCTTCGCGCACTGCTCGGGCCCGGCTCTGCTCATCGGCATGGACACCCCGCAGGTGACGCCTGAGCTGCTCACCGTGGACTTCGCGGGCTGCGACGCGTACTTCGGTCCGGCGGAGGACGGCGGGTTCTGGGCCCTGGGCCTGGCCCAGCCCGACCCCGCGCTGCTGCGGGGCGTGCCCATGTCGACACCCGAGACCGGGGCGGTGCAGCGGGAGCGGCTGCTGGCCGCCGGGCTGCGGGTGCGCGAGCTGCCCCGGCTGAGGGACGTCGACACCGCCGCCGACGCGCACGCCGTCGCCGCGCTGGCCCCCCACGGGCGGTTCGCCGCCCGGCTGGCCCGCTGTACGCCGGTCGCCCGGTGA
- a CDS encoding sensor histidine kinase — translation MRDTLLIALYAFAGAAAAGAAGAGVLRLIRRRSLTASVAVVAAVAVGAMLAGTLAVAWAMFLSSHDLTVVTTVVAMAAVVSLVTALLLGRWVVARSRALTDAARSFGDAGAFAAPDGPATAELTALSHELAATSARLAESRERERALEKSRRELVAWISHDLRTPLAGLRAMSEALEDGVATDPDRYLKQIRTEVERLNDMVGDLFELSRIHAGTLPLSPARISLYDLVGDALAGADPLAREHGVRLVGDRVEPVPVEVDGKEMTRVLGNLLVNAIRRTPADGTVAIAAERTDEGVVLSVTDGCGGIPEEDLPRVFDTGWRGTDARTPPAGAGLGLAIVRGIVEAHQGRATVRNIPGGCRFEVTLPAAP, via the coding sequence ATGCGCGACACCCTGCTCATCGCCCTCTACGCCTTCGCCGGCGCCGCGGCCGCCGGGGCCGCGGGAGCGGGCGTGCTGCGCCTGATCCGGCGCCGCTCGCTCACCGCCTCCGTCGCTGTGGTCGCGGCAGTCGCCGTCGGCGCGATGCTCGCCGGCACGCTCGCCGTGGCCTGGGCGATGTTCCTCTCCTCGCACGACCTCACGGTGGTCACCACGGTCGTGGCGATGGCGGCCGTGGTCTCCCTGGTCACCGCGCTGCTCCTGGGCCGCTGGGTGGTCGCCCGCAGCCGTGCCCTCACCGACGCCGCCCGCTCCTTCGGCGACGCCGGCGCCTTCGCCGCCCCGGACGGCCCCGCCACCGCCGAACTGACCGCTCTCAGCCACGAGTTGGCCGCGACCAGCGCACGGCTCGCCGAATCCCGGGAAAGGGAGCGGGCGTTGGAGAAGTCCAGGCGCGAACTGGTCGCCTGGATCTCACACGACCTGCGCACCCCGCTGGCCGGGCTCCGAGCCATGTCCGAGGCCCTGGAGGACGGCGTGGCGACGGACCCCGACCGCTACCTCAAGCAGATCCGCACCGAGGTGGAACGCCTCAACGACATGGTCGGCGACCTCTTCGAACTCTCCCGCATCCACGCGGGCACCCTCCCGCTGAGCCCGGCCCGGATCTCCCTGTACGACCTGGTCGGGGACGCGCTCGCGGGCGCCGACCCGCTCGCCCGGGAACACGGCGTACGACTCGTGGGCGATCGCGTCGAACCGGTACCCGTCGAGGTGGACGGCAAGGAGATGACCCGGGTGCTCGGCAACCTCCTGGTCAACGCCATCCGCCGCACCCCTGCCGACGGCACGGTCGCGATCGCCGCCGAACGCACCGACGAGGGCGTGGTGCTGTCCGTGACGGACGGCTGCGGCGGTATCCCCGAGGAGGACCTGCCGCGGGTCTTCGACACCGGCTGGCGCGGCACCGACGCCCGCACCCCACCGGCGGGCGCGGGCCTCGGCCTGGCGATCGTCCGCGGCATCGTGGAGGCCCACCAGGGCCGCGCCACCGTCCGCAACATCCCCGGCGGCTGCCGCTTCGAGGTGACCCTGCCCGCGGCGCCGTAG
- a CDS encoding SGNH/GDSL hydrolase family protein, producing the protein MPMPALRRAIAATSALAGALALGLTAAPVQAATTLNYAALGDSYSAASGVLPVDTSNLICLRSTANYPHVIAARTGARLTDVTCGAAQTKDFAGSQYPGVAPQADAVTADTDLVTLTIGGNDNGTFINAMLACGSAGILTAGQGSPCKDIYGSSFDDAIDTNTYPALKNALSSVRAKAPGARVAVLGYPWITPAEADPSCFAQLPIASGDVPYLHALQAHLNAVVQRAAEETGATYVDFSQASEGHDACQAVGTRWIEPLLFGTNIVPVHPNALGEQRMAERTMSVLGLD; encoded by the coding sequence ATGCCCATGCCTGCCCTGCGCCGTGCCATCGCCGCGACCTCCGCACTCGCCGGTGCGCTGGCCCTCGGCCTCACCGCCGCACCCGTCCAGGCCGCCACCACCCTGAACTACGCCGCCCTCGGCGACAGTTACAGCGCTGCCTCAGGCGTGCTGCCCGTTGACACGAGCAATCTGATCTGCCTGCGGTCCACGGCCAACTACCCCCACGTCATCGCCGCCCGCACCGGCGCCCGGCTGACCGACGTCACCTGTGGCGCCGCTCAGACCAAGGACTTCGCCGGGTCGCAGTACCCCGGAGTCGCCCCGCAGGCGGACGCCGTCACCGCGGACACCGACCTGGTGACGCTGACCATCGGCGGCAACGACAACGGCACCTTCATCAACGCCATGCTCGCCTGCGGCAGCGCGGGCATTCTCACCGCGGGCCAGGGCAGCCCCTGCAAGGACATCTACGGCAGCTCCTTCGACGACGCCATTGACACGAACACCTACCCCGCGCTGAAGAACGCGCTGAGCAGCGTCCGGGCCAAGGCGCCGGGCGCCCGCGTGGCGGTGCTCGGCTACCCGTGGATCACCCCCGCCGAGGCCGACCCGTCCTGTTTCGCCCAACTGCCCATCGCCTCCGGCGACGTACCGTACCTGCACGCCCTGCAGGCCCACCTCAACGCCGTCGTGCAGCGCGCCGCCGAGGAGACCGGGGCCACCTACGTGGACTTCTCCCAGGCCTCCGAGGGACACGACGCGTGTCAGGCCGTCGGCACCCGATGGATCGAGCCGCTGCTGTTCGGGACGAACATCGTGCCCGTCCACCCCAACGCGCTCGGCGAACAGCGCATGGCCGAGCGCACCATGAGCGTCCTCGGCCTCGACTGA
- a CDS encoding NAD-dependent epimerase/dehydratase family protein: MRVLVTGGAGFIGSHVVEALRASGHEPLVYDVREDPGADVRNPASVARALAGVDAVCHQAAMVGLGNGVADAAEYVSRNDLGTAVLVAAMAEAGVRRLVLAGSMVVYGEGRYACPRHGVVRPGPRSVADLDAGRFEPLCPRCGAELSPGLVDENAPADPRNVYATTKLAQEHLAAAWARSTGGSAVSLRYHNVYGPRMPRDTPYAGVASFFRSALARGEAPRVFEDGRQRRDFVHVRDVAEANVAALEAETAPGVLTAYNTGSGEPRTVGELAHALAAACGGPEPVVTGEYRLGDVRHITADSSRLRSALGWKPQVGFAEGMREFAADASA; the protein is encoded by the coding sequence ATGCGTGTACTGGTCACCGGCGGTGCCGGGTTCATCGGGTCCCATGTCGTCGAGGCGCTGCGGGCGAGCGGGCACGAGCCGCTGGTGTACGACGTCCGCGAGGATCCCGGCGCGGACGTGCGCAATCCGGCTTCGGTCGCGCGGGCGCTGGCCGGGGTGGACGCCGTCTGCCACCAGGCGGCGATGGTCGGGCTGGGCAACGGCGTCGCCGACGCGGCGGAGTACGTCTCGCGCAACGATCTCGGTACGGCCGTGCTGGTCGCGGCCATGGCGGAGGCGGGGGTGCGGCGCCTGGTGCTGGCGGGGTCGATGGTGGTGTACGGCGAGGGGCGTTACGCGTGCCCGCGGCACGGGGTCGTACGGCCCGGGCCCCGGAGCGTCGCCGACCTCGACGCGGGACGGTTCGAGCCCTTGTGCCCGCGCTGCGGGGCGGAGCTGAGCCCCGGGCTGGTCGACGAGAACGCCCCGGCCGATCCGCGCAATGTGTACGCCACGACCAAGCTGGCCCAGGAGCACCTGGCCGCCGCCTGGGCCCGCAGTACGGGCGGGTCGGCGGTGTCGTTGCGCTACCACAACGTGTACGGGCCCCGGATGCCGCGGGACACCCCGTACGCCGGGGTCGCGTCCTTCTTCCGCTCGGCGCTGGCCCGCGGGGAAGCCCCCCGGGTGTTCGAGGACGGGCGCCAGCGCCGGGACTTCGTGCATGTCCGGGACGTGGCGGAGGCGAACGTGGCCGCGCTGGAGGCGGAGACCGCCCCGGGTGTCCTCACGGCGTACAACACCGGCAGCGGTGAGCCGCGCACCGTAGGCGAGCTCGCCCATGCCCTGGCGGCCGCGTGCGGCGGACCGGAGCCCGTGGTCACCGGGGAGTACCGGCTCGGGGACGTACGGCACATCACCGCCGACTCCTCCCGTCTGCGGTCCGCGCTGGGGTGGAAGCCGCAGGTCGGGTTCGCGGAGGGGATGCGGGAGTTCGCGGCGGACGCGTCCGCCTGA